Part of the Nicotiana tabacum cultivar K326 chromosome 20, ASM71507v2, whole genome shotgun sequence genome, AATGATATCCCAACAAGCATGATAGAAACTGCCCGTAAATCCATCAGGACCTCATGCACTCTCACCATTTAAACCAAATACTGCTTGCTTGACCTCCTCTTTATTTGGCTGCTTCAACAGTTCTGCATTTTGCTCCCCATCTATCAATGTAGGAATATGATCAAGTATACGAAAATCTAAAGGAATAGTATTTTTAGTAAATTGATCCTTGAAAGATTTCACTGCCTCTTTTGCAATTTCCTCCTCTTGTTCTAGCCATATACCAGTACTGTCTTGAATTCTTTTAAGTTGAAGCCTTTTCCTTCGACCATTGACATGTACATGAAAGAATTTTGTGTTCCTATCTCCATCCTTGAACCATTGCATTCCAGATTTTTGCTTCCAAAACTCCTCTTCTATAGCAACATATTTAATCATGTCTGCCTGCACCTTTTGTAACCTCTCTCTATTGTCTTGAGAAGGGACAACCTCAAATTGAGCTTCATGAACCAAAACAACCTCCTCTAAGCTTGCTATCTTTTGGAATATATCCCCATATGTTGCTTGCTCCACACCAATAATGCTTTATTCAGTTACTTCAATTTATAATTGAAAAGTATAAATAGATTGACATAAAAATCAGCATGCCAATTTTCTTTCACCACTTCTTTAACGGACTCATGCTTGATCCAAAAGTTTAGAAATATGAAGGTTTTCCTTACTGGTGCTGCTTTAATATCACATTTTAAAAGCAATGGGCAGTGGTCTGATCCTATTTTTGAAAGATGAGTAACCTCCAATCCAGGAAATATTTGCTGAAATTCCGTATTATCCAAGCAACGATCAAGTCTCTTAAAAATACATTCTTCATCTGCTCTCCCATTCCACCATATGAATATACTCCCTTTGAAGCCCAAATCTGAGAGGTTGTAGGTGTTTATGCAATGCCTAAAGTCATCAATCTCATTCAATGAAACTGGTAGTCCCCCAAATTTCTCCTCTTCATCCTATATTACATTGAAGTCCAGTCCCCCCCAAAACAAGCCATGGAACTGACATATCTCTTGCCAAATTATACAATGAATCCCACAACTCAATCCTCTCTATAGAGTCACATTTTGTATATACCAGTGTCAATATAAATTCCACACGAGATTTAGTGTGAAATAATTTTAATGTTAGCTGTTGCACCATGTCATATAGAATATCAACTTCAAATGCCTCATCAATGAACACCCATATTTTATTGGAGACATTTGCAATCGCCTGAGCCAATCCAATTCTTCTTCTATACCTCTCCACTTCATAGCTTGTTGTTTAGGTTCCATGAGTACAAAATGAACTCAAAGTGATGTTGTTTATGCATTGTAATGAGCCTCTCAAACGCCTGCATGGTTTTCACAAACCTTATATTCCATATTAGACCATCCATTGCAGGTTATTTGATTTTGTGAATGTCCTCCTTGTTTGTTCTCCAGTTACAGAAACAATAGATGATTCCTTTACTGGATCCTTCATAGTCTTCTTCCTCCCTTTTGTTGCAGATTTTGCTTTGTCCATGTGCCTAGGAGATAAGTCACCTTGTCTTGCTATGTTTCTGAAGTTTTGAGCAGTGGACTCTTCATCAAAGTCCTTGCCTGCTCTTCTATGTGTTCACCTGCTCCTTTATCTTGTATGACATCTGTGTCAAGTTCTCTATACTGCACAGTAGAGAATATAGCTTTTTCCCCAGCCTGTTGCTGCCTAATTTGACTGTTATCCAATGGGGCAAAGTTGATCATCTCCACATTGACTTGGTCCTTGACCTTCTGCTTATTTCCAGATCTGGAACTCTCTCTTGTATTCATGTTGGTCACTTCACGTATTACAGTAGACTTCCCAGTTCCACCCGGATCTCCCATGTTCACATTAACGTATTTACGATTAACTAGAACAGTACTAGGGTCCCCTGTTTCAGCAATAGGGATTCCTGTCTCATTATTAGTATTATCTGCATCACCCCTTCCTTCTTTGTTCTCATCAGTAGTCTTTGGATCCTCCTGAACTTTGTTGATCAGCTCCTCCTCTTTGTTAATATTTGCCTCGCCATATACACTTTGCTACTCTTCTTCAATGTCAACATCTGAATCTCTTTCAGCTTGCATACCATCTGGAATGTCTCCTTCTTCTGAATCCTCTTCAATTTGATCCTCCCATAATCTACCACCAGTCCACTTGGTCTTTTC contains:
- the LOC142174500 gene encoding uncharacterized protein LOC142174500 — protein: MDKAKSATKGRKKTMKDPVKESSIVSVTGEQTRRTFTKSNNLQWMDEEEKFGGLPVSLNEIDDFRHCINTYNLSDLGFKGSIFIWWNGRADEECIFKRLDRCLDNTEFQQIFPGLEVTHLSKIGSDHCPLLLKCDIKAAPVRKTFIFLNFWIKHESVKEVVKENCIIGVEQATYGDIFQKIASLEEVVLVHEAQFEVVPSQDNRERLQKVQADMIKYVAIEEEFWKQKSGMQWFKDGDRNTKFFHVHVNGRRKRLQLKRIQDSTGIWLEQEEEIAKEAVKSFKDQFTKNTIPLDFRILDHIPTLIDGEQNAELLKQPNKEEVKQAVFGLNGESA